The sequence CAGCCTGCTGGCCCGGGATCTCGAATCCACACAGCGGTTCTACGCCGGCGTACTCGGCTGGGACTTCCGGCCCACCCACCTCGGGGGCGGCATCATGGTCGCGTTCCGTGACGGGGCCCCCGTGGCGGGCATCGGCGCCCTGGCCGGGAGTCCCGGCGCGCCGGTGCTGTGGACGCCGTACTTCGCCGTCGAGGACGCCGACGTGACCGCCGCCCGGATCCTCGAACGCGGCGCCACCATGGCGGTCGGCCCCGTGGCCTTCGGCACCGGCCGTATCGCCCTGGCGGCGGACCCCGCCGGGGCCGTCTTCGGCTTCTGGCAGGGCGAGGTCGTCCCCGACTGGTCGGTGGGCCGGGGCAGCGCGCCCGCATGGTTGGAACTGCGGACCAGGGACGCGTTCGCCGCGGCCA comes from Streptomyces virginiae and encodes:
- a CDS encoding VOC family protein, with the translated sequence MARDLESTQRFYAGVLGWDFRPTHLGGGIMVAFRDGAPVAGIGALAGSPGAPVLWTPYFAVEDADVTAARILERGATMAVGPVAFGTGRIALAADPAGAVFGFWQGEVVPDWSVGRGSAPAWLELRTRDAFAAAIFYGEVLEWAGSRPGCCAVSYEHAHVVLRHGHDTVARISGGALEQAPDPEVRPRWHVHFRVPDLEAVIEAATKLGGRTASPVQTSSASRWVVLADPDGALFTVVTPQD